The Thalassotalea sediminis genome includes the window ATGAACGATTCTTAACTGTTTAAGCCGCACAGCGAGGTGAGCTCAACACCTAACTGGAAAAGCTAGAACAACCACGGGTTATTTGCGATTAAGTGTGTTTAAACACGTTAATGCTGGTAAATGTTATCGCCTTATTAGCCCTTTGCGCTTGGTTAGACACCTCGCTGGTGCGCACTTAATTATTAAACAAGGCAATGAGCAAAATCGTTTACACCTTAGCTGAGCCTTAAACTAACTGAACGTGGCTAAATGCCAATGAGTCATTTGCTTGAGTAGTGCCAGCAAAGGTTAACCGATGAATGTCTAGTGCCCCTGAGTCACTAATGGATTGATAACTTAGGCGGTGATGAGATCACAATAAGAAAGCCTCAATATGTGTTTGCCGTAAACGATTTTAACGGCTAACTGACAGAGCGAAGTAAGAGATTTTTCTGATTGAAGACAAATTAGCTACCTGGCGGTAGCTAATAAAAACCCTATTGCCTATTGACGGGCAGAAGGTTCATATGTGTTATGTGTTCTCAGGGATTTTAAAGTAATGGATATAGTTTACTCTATCATTTTGCCCATTCACTTCTATTAAGCAATCCTGTTTAACAAATACCATTTTACCATTTCTAGAAAATTCAGCATGAAACAAATCATTGTATGGGCAAGGTAGTATTTCTTTTTTTAAAATTTCTTGGTAGGTTGAAGTATTATAAACAACTAAACTGGTGTAATTAGTTGTTGCAAGCATACTATCATCATAAGAAAAAGAAACACTATTCGGATATGCACCAACATCCCATTTGCCACGAACATTAGATAGATCTGTAGAGTCAAAATTTAAGATATCATATCCATGACCATTCCCACCGCCCGCAGCTAAAACTACAATTGAACCATCGTTAGAAATTTCAAGATCATTACCATTTGCACCGTCAGTTCTCAGATGTTCAAGCATTGAGATATTACCATTCTCATCAAAACCATATCGATAAAGGCTCGCAGGTGACACTCCGTAATCAGCAGCTATTATTTGATTATTTGTATGATTGTATCTAATAGCAGGAACATCAATTGACCATGGCCCGCCAACCACCTCATCTCCTTCAATTTTGTAAACATCATAATTCAAAAAATATTGATTCCTACTACTAATGAATACACCTCCGTTTTTGTTCAATGTTAACATCGTTATAGGAAAATCTAGAGTTACATATTCAACTGTCATTTCATTTCTATCAATTACAGCATAATAGTTTTCTGGCTGATTAATGTTATAAAAAGTAACATAGAGCTTTTCTTGGAGATGATCGAACTCCAGTTGTTTAGGAGAACTTATTAATTGGAAAGTTTCAATAGTTTCCCCTGAAACTACATTTACCCAGTCAATTTGCATTAGCTCTTTATTAGCAATATATATATCACCATTACAGCCAGGAACCATTTCTGCAGAGAAATCCGTAGAAAAAATGCCGGATGCTGGGATATTTTCTGAATAATCTAAACAGTTGACATCCTTAACCTCTAATGTTGTTGAGTCAGTACTTTTTGCACCAGAATTATCAATAACTTCTAATTGAAATTCAAATATGGTCTTTGATTTAACATCGGGAAGCTCTATTTCTGTAATTGAACTTGTAGGAGATGTAATTTTCGCTTCAGGAGCTTCATTATCTACTTGTTTCCATGAGAATTTAGTAATTTCACCATCACTATCTGAACTCAAAGAACCATCTAGTGTGGATATAGTTAAATCATTTACAACAACTACATCTTTTATTTGTGCTATAGGAGCGCTGTTTACTTTGGTCGGCATAGTGGTTTCACTACTTCCTCCGCCACATCCCGTCGTGAATAGGAATGCAACTATAGTTAATAAGAGCTTAGGTGAGTTAGACTTTTTTAAATTCGAAAGGTGTTTTAACATCTTGTCCTAAAATTCCATTTAGTAATTATAAAAATTCAAATTAAGCAATAGTTAAATATTCAACCATTACACATAACAATTGAGATGGACTCCCCCTGACTTTGGCAAATTTTGCCAAACTTAAGGTGCGAAACTTAAAAAAGGAGCCCATCATGAATAACATTAAAACACTTGGTATCGATTTAGCAAAAAATACGTTTAGCCTGGTTGGCATGAATGAGTTTGGAAAAATTGTGCTAAGGAAAACGTTATCACGTAAAAAACCACTTCCCTTTATTGCTCAACTCAATCCTTGTCTCATTGCCATGGAGGCATGTAGTGGCGCGCATTATTGGGCGCGTCAGTGTAAATCTCTCGGACACCAAGTCGCGATTATTGCCGCCAAGTTCATCGAACCTTTTCGCACTGGCGGTAAAAACGATAATAACGATGCCGAAGCGATTTGTGAAGCAGCAATGCGACCTAATATTTGGCATGTGCCAGTGAAAACAGCTGACCAACAAGCCGTCATGACGTTACATCGTGTACGCCAAGGGTTAGTGAAAGAGCGCACCACCATGATTAATCGCCTTAGAGGCTTACTCGCTGAGTTCGGTATTGTTATGCCTAAAGGTAGATACCCAGCACAACATGCTATCACCAGTATTTTAGAAGATGCAGAGAACGGCTTACCTATGCTCGCCAGAGAGCTATTGCATGATTTATGGCAAGAGATAAAAGGGTTAAACGAACAAATCCTTAAACATGACAGAAAACTGTATCAATTAGCCCATCAAATGCATGCCGCTAAACGCTTAATGAGTATTCCTGGTGTCGGCGAAGTGACCGCAACCGCGGTAGTTGCTACTGTCTGTGATGCCAAAGACTTCGACACCTCTCGTGCCTTTAGTGCATGGATTGGTTTAGTACCAAAGCAATACACTACAGGTGGACAGGTAAAGTTAGGAAGAATATCCAAACGTGGCGAAAAACATATTCGCACCTCACTCATTCATGGCGCGCGAGCCGTGATTGCTAACTGCAGGCACAAAACTGACAGAACCAGTTTATGGATAAAAGACCTTATCGAGCGACGAGGGTTTAAGCGTGCCACCGTGGCATTAGCGGCAAAAAATGCCCGATTAATTTGGGCATTATTACACTCAGAAAAAGAATATCAGATTGATTATGTAAAATAGAAAAGGTTAAACCAAACGGTTAACCCCACCGAGTCGTAGCATTAGCAATTGACGATAACACGGTCAGACCGAGCGCATTAAAGCCTGTTTAGTCGGGAAGTATTTAAATACTGTTTAACGAATGAGGCCATGCGCAAGCGCAAATCATCAGGGCGATAGCGTATATAGCTAATAAACGCCGAATGTAGAGTTGCTGTCAGATCTTCTTGTTGTCATAGACTGCTTGTGCTTGACAAAGGGGAGTCCATGTAGCCCAACTAAGGGGCAAATAATTAGCTTGGCTAAGATATGGAACGCAGTGACAAAAGCCAAGCTTTATTTGTCCTGCTTGAGTTGCTTGTTAGCTATACGATTTAACCAAAGCAATGTTAACTTAGCAATTAAAAGAAAACCAAATATTTGAAATAAAGAAAGGTATATTGCATTTCCAGATTGTTTAACATACCATTTTTTGAGTTCACTAATTTTTAGATTGGTAGCGGCATTATCGTCATATTTATTAACATCTAAAGTAGACGGATTAAAGTCCTTATAATTACCAGATTCAAGTTTGAACTGAACTATAACGCCATAATTCTGGTATATGGCTTGAGCGTGCAACCTGTTTTTTTCTTCACTATCTAAATAAGTTCGTTTAAACAATTCTACGGAGTTTACTGAAGAGTCAAACCCAAGTTCAACGGCATTACTTTTTAAAATGAATCCTTTAGTCGAAAGTACGTTCAATCCAACAGATAGAATAAACAAAACCAAAAACTCATTAAGCCCAATTGGAAGGACTTTGGTAGCATTAATTGGTTGTTTGAATGACGAGATAGAATATGCAATTGGTAATAAAATTGATAAAAGAACTATCAATCCCCAATTTTCAAAAAGATAGCCGTCTTCTATTGGAAAAACAAAAATAAATATTAATTGTACATAAAACAAAATATGACAAAAAAACGTTAAGTACTTCATGACTTCCTTGTATAGCTAACGCCTCGTTAAGCGTATAAAAATGGTTGGCTATAATCGCGAAGCGATGGCCATCTGTTTTTATTCCGTTTAAACAACTTGTTATACGCTTCCTTCCGATTCTACGACTAGTATTCGAGCTTCACCACGCGGATGCGCAACATGCTCAGTCCCAGTTGATGCATAAAATATATCACCTGCTCTTAAAACCGATGATTGCTCAATTCCATTATCTTTAAACAACATTTCAACAACGCCATCTAAAACAACAAACACTTCTTCGCCGTCATTTACATGCCACTTATAAGGCTGATCAGTCCAATGCAAGCGCGTCGTAATACCGTTCATATTTGCGATGTCTTTTGCACCCCAGGCGCGTTCAGATTTGAATTCTTTACTTCTAATTATTTCCACAATACTTCCAAATTATGAATAGCGTATAACGCCGCCATATGGGGCGCAAAAATGCTTGGCTAAAATTAGCGACGAAGGAGCACAAGCCAAGCGTTTTGCGTCCTTTTGCCATAATGGCCTTGTTATATTTACATATCTCCATTGTATGAAATAGGTGTTTTATCAATACCAATGTCAATTCGAACTTCATTTATAAACTTGATAGCTAGCTCTCTTACTTCAGCCCATTCATAGCCCACTTCATTCCCTGATATTTTCATTAAATGGTCTATAAAATCATCATGAGCGTCCATAGCCGATTGCGGTGCTAACATGGCTAAATAACCATAAGTTTGCATTCGTTGTTCATTAAATAAATCAAAAGCTTGAGCAGCTTGCTCAATAGGTGTTCTGCCAGATTGTACTGAATCAAAGGTAGATAAAAGTTTAGAAACTACGTCTACTACTGCGCGATAAATAACTATTTTATCATTATGACTACGCATATAAGTTTCTTTGTAAACATCTAGTTCTCTTTTGGTTGCTTCAAGTTCCTTATTTAGAGCATTTTTTTCTCTCTCTAAAATCCTGTTAGCCCAAACTTTGCCTAACCAATTAGATAATCCAAAGATTATTACACCAGCTGCACCAACAGAAGTAATTACAGCGGTTATAATTTTAAACACATCTTCCCAATTCAACTCTTAAACTCCCTGTAAATATAACGCCCGCATAAGGGGCTGATAATAGCTTGCTATACTGTGAAGCGAAGCGGAACCGAGCAAGCTGTTAGCGTCCCACTCACTTAATGCGCTTGATATGTTTTGTTTTCACCAAACTTCCGAAACAAAAATTTAAGAAGAAATACACCAAATGAGATAACTAAAATCCAAAAGCTTAGTAAATAAACCACTACGACAGTTGGGCCAGATGAAACAGAATATAAACCGCAATCATACCCACATGTTTCCATTCGATACATTGCCCAAACAAATATTACTGAGCTTAACCCAATTAGCACAGAATAAAGTAATTTCTCTTTTCGGCTAAACAACTTATCCATAAGTTAACTCATCTAATGAAAAACATAACAGCTTATTAGCGTGAATTCCCGATTAACTCAAATCAGAGTTATGAGAGTACATTTCAAAACACACCAATTTTATTTATTAATTTTAATACGTTAGCAATTATTTCACTCAAAAACAACGAACTCTAATTAAGGAGAAAACGAGAACTGAGATAAACGAGCATTATTTTGGCTCACTAAGCAAAGTACCACCATTGTAAGTTATTAAAATATCGTTAATTTATTAAATGTTGTTGAGTTAACCGAGAAATCTCTCGACTTACATAACGCCCCATTTCTTGCTTATTTCTATAAAGCAACTTAGACAGGCTGTTTTAAAAAGCAACATAACTAAAAGAGTAAAAGCACATACTTTTAGGCACACTTTTGCAACACAACTTTTGATGAACGGGACTGATATTCGCACAGTTCAAGAGTTATTAGGGCACTCTGATTTAAGAACAACTGAGTTATATACTCATGTAGTTGGGTCTCGATTTAGCCATACGGTAAGTCCACTAGATAGAAATATTAACTAAAGTGAAAGTCCACTACTCGCTCTAAGCTGCCTATCAGACTAATTATTAGCCTTTTCATTAAAATTGTTTATATCTAACGCTATGCTCGTACTACGCCGTTTTCATTAACGATTTAATGGTGCGTTTTAGTGCTGCTGGCTTGACCGGTTTATGAATAAAAATAAAGTTATTCTCAACGACTTGTTCATGAAGTTCCTCAGAATGATCTGCCGAATTAATAATGACAGGAATATCCTGTTGCAGTTGCTCTCGCAGTAAAACAGAGGCTTCTATTCCTGTTTTTCCATGATCTAAATGATAATCGGCAATAATAATTTCGGGTAGTTGTTGCTCACATGCAACCAGAGCTTCTTGTTGATCACATGCGGTGTAAACCTGACACCCCCACTCAGAAAGGCGTTGTTGCATTGCTGCGAGTACAGAAGTGTCGTTATCAATAACTAATACCTTTAAGCCTGCCAAATCTCGTTTGTTTCGATTTATCACGGGGTGTTTTTCAACTACGCGACTGTGTTGCATGTTAATAACTGGGAGCGACAAAGTAAAACAACTACCTTGTGCAAGCTCAGAGGTAAGCGTTAATGGGATCCCTAAAATCTTACAAATCCGTGATGTTATCGCTAAACCAAGCCCTAAGCCTGTATGATGCTTATTACCTTGTGCATCTTCAATTTGTTCAAAATCATTAAAAATTCGTTGTTGATCTGTCGCCTTTATCCCGACGCCTGTATCGGTAATATCGATAATCACCTTTTGTTCTGATTGATAAACTGATAACGATATTTTGCCTTGTTCAGTATAGCGAATAGCATTCGCTAAAAGATTTTGCAGCACACGTCGTAGTAACGCTTTATCTGAGCGTGTTGCACAATTGTCGATATGTTGTTCGAACGCTATCCCTTTATTTTTCGCAATATAACTAAACTCATCAGCAATGGGTTTAATAAAACTCTCTATAGTAAAGTCTTCTAAATACGGCTTAGTGCTCCCCGCGTCTAGCTTAGTCAGTTCCAAAATAGAGCTTAAGAGTTGTTCAGCATTGGTAAGTGAATTATGAATATTCTCACTAAGCTCTTTTAGTATCGCTTTATCGGTCGTCTCCTCTCCTGCTTTTTCGGTAAGGATCGAAGAAAATAAACTTGCGGCATTAAAAGGTTGCAGTAGATCATGACTTAAAGCAGCAAAGTATCGTGTTTTATTAATATTTGCCTGTTCGGCTTCTTGTTTTGCTGCTTGTAAATGTAAATTTACCTGTTGTAAGTCGTGCGTACGTTTTTCAACACGAGATTCCAAATGCACATTCACTTCTTCAAGCGCTTTTTGTGTATTTACAAATTCGGTAATATCGGCATAAGTGGTAACAAAGCCGCCTCCTGGTAGTGG containing:
- a CDS encoding PKD domain-containing protein, with product MLKHLSNLKKSNSPKLLLTIVAFLFTTGCGGGSSETTMPTKVNSAPIAQIKDVVVVNDLTISTLDGSLSSDSDGEITKFSWKQVDNEAPEAKITSPTSSITEIELPDVKSKTIFEFQLEVIDNSGAKSTDSTTLEVKDVNCLDYSENIPASGIFSTDFSAEMVPGCNGDIYIANKELMQIDWVNVVSGETIETFQLISSPKQLEFDHLQEKLYVTFYNINQPENYYAVIDRNEMTVEYVTLDFPITMLTLNKNGGVFISSRNQYFLNYDVYKIEGDEVVGGPWSIDVPAIRYNHTNNQIIAADYGVSPASLYRYGFDENGNISMLEHLRTDGANGNDLEISNDGSIVVLAAGGGNGHGYDILNFDSTDLSNVRGKWDVGAYPNSVSFSYDDSMLATTNYTSLVVYNTSTYQEILKKEILPCPYNDLFHAEFSRNGKMVFVKQDCLIEVNGQNDRVNYIHYFKIPENT
- a CDS encoding IS110 family transposase produces the protein MNNIKTLGIDLAKNTFSLVGMNEFGKIVLRKTLSRKKPLPFIAQLNPCLIAMEACSGAHYWARQCKSLGHQVAIIAAKFIEPFRTGGKNDNNDAEAICEAAMRPNIWHVPVKTADQQAVMTLHRVRQGLVKERTTMINRLRGLLAEFGIVMPKGRYPAQHAITSILEDAENGLPMLARELLHDLWQEIKGLNEQILKHDRKLYQLAHQMHAAKRLMSIPGVGEVTATAVVATVCDAKDFDTSRAFSAWIGLVPKQYTTGGQVKLGRISKRGEKHIRTSLIHGARAVIANCRHKTDRTSLWIKDLIERRGFKRATVALAAKNARLIWALLHSEKEYQIDYVK
- a CDS encoding cupin domain-containing protein; this translates as MEIIRSKEFKSERAWGAKDIANMNGITTRLHWTDQPYKWHVNDGEEVFVVLDGVVEMLFKDNGIEQSSVLRAGDIFYASTGTEHVAHPRGEARILVVESEGSV